A single Anopheles arabiensis isolate DONGOLA chromosome 2, AaraD3, whole genome shotgun sequence DNA region contains:
- the LOC120896448 gene encoding retinaldehyde-binding protein 1-like produces MMLSFVSVSIELRYSKAACFVTMEKLYSVEKCPQTYDQYEFTLSDLYRKMAKDELREDDEIREQSLTQMREWIAKHPYIRKCRTDASFLLRFLRFRKYSVPMACEALERYLAMRETFPQWFKNLDCNDPAMREMLQDGVFTKLGQDAEGRTVILFRFARFNVDKFTSLQEGRFTVLLIETLLECEELQIGGFRVLIDYTGSVLKHYGIWGVSDMKVFMDAINRSYPIRIREVHGAKFPKFAVSLLNLLLTFASPKLKDRITCHNSVEEMAKRCESTLLPKEWGGVCDLQEFNQRFQDHLEDRRQVLLALDEMDIDTTNYTSLWKHHEAPENEIDSGAMGSFRKLDVD; encoded by the exons ATGATgctgagcttcgtttcagtatCGATCGAGCTACGATATAGTAAAGCAGCCTGTTTTGTTACGATGGAAAAGCTCTACTCCGTTGAGAAGTGCCCGCAAACTTACGATCAGTATGAGTTTACTCTGTCCGACCTGTACCGCAAGATGGCAAAGGATGAGCTCCGCGAGGACGACGAAATTCGGGAGCAATCGTTAACGCAGATGCGGGAGTGGATTGCCAAACATCCGTACATTCGCAAGTGCCGTACGGATGCGTCGTTTCTGTTGCGCTTTTTGCGCTTCCGAAAGTACTCCGTACCGATGGCGTGTGAGGCGCTGGAGCGATACCTTGCGATGCGTGAGACCTTTCCGCAGTGGTTTAAGAATCTTGATTGCAATGACCCCGCAATGCGAGAAATGCTTCAGGACGGTGTGTTTACGAAGCTCGGCCAAGATGCCGAGGGCAGGACGGTGATCCTCTTCCGGTTTGCCCGTTTCAATGTGGACAAGTTTACCTCACTGCAGGAAGGTCGCTTTACGGTGCTGCTCATCGAGACGCTGCTCGAGTGTGAAGAGCTGCAGATCGGTGGCTTTCGGGTGCTAATCGATTATACTGGCTCAGTGTTAAAGCATTACGGCATTTGGGGCGTTTCGGACATGAAGGTGTTTATGGATGCGATCAACCGCTCGTACCCGATACGGATCCGTGAGGTGCATGGTGCCAAGTTTCCCAAGTTTGCTGTTTCGTTACTAAACTTGCTGCTGACGTTCGCTAGCCCAAAGTTGAAGGACCGCATCACA TGTCACAACAGCGTCGAGGAAATGGCAAAGCGATGCGAATCGACACTGTTGCCCAAGGAGTGGGGCGGTGTCTGTGATTTGCAGGAGTTCAATCAACGGTTCCAGGATCATTTAGAGGACAGGCGGCAGGTGCTGCTGGCGTTGGATGAAATGGATATTGATACGACGAATTATACTTCACTCTGGAAACACCACGAAGCGCCCGAGAACGAAATCGATAGTGGAGCGATGGGAAGCTTTAGAAAGCTTGATGTGGATTAA
- the LOC120896449 gene encoding clavesin-2-like has protein sequence MSPPASSNNYSVEKRPPSYDQYEFTLPDLYRKMAKDELREDDEIREQSLTQMREWIAKHPYIRKCRTDASFLLRFLRFRKYSVPMACEALERYLAMRETFPTWFKKLDCNDPAMRELFEDGVFTKLGQDSEGRMVILFRVKQLNVDKFGPLEQGRLVALLIEALLEWEELQIGGFRVMLDFTDTVMKHYGMWGVSDMKIFMDAINRSYPIRFREINGAKFPKFAVSILNLLLTFASPKLKERIVCHNTVLEMKGKFEPSLLPHYYGGELDTEEMGRKFLKHLEDRRNVILALDDMDIDVAHYSSLWSQTNLVENEVEGGVAGSFRKLNVD, from the exons ATGTCTCCCCCGGCGAGCTCCAACAACTATTCCGTCGAAAAACGTCCACCATCGTACGATCAGTATGAGTTTACCCTGCCCGACCTGTACCGCAAGATGGCAAAGGATGAGCTCCGCGAGGACGACGAAATTCGGGAGCAATCGTTGACGCAGATGCGGGAGTGGATTGCCAAACATCCGTACATTCGCAAGTGCCGAACGGATGCGTCGTTTCTGTTGCGCTTTTTGCGCTTCCGAAAGTACTCCGTACCGATGGCGTGTGAGGCGCTGGAGCGATACCTTGCGATGCGCGAAACGTTTCCTACGTGGTTCAAGAAGCTGGACTGCAACGATCCGGCAATGCGAGAGCTGTTCGAGGACGGTGTGTTTACGAAGCTGGGACAAGATTCGGAGGGCCGCATGGTGATCCTGTTCCGCGTGAAGCAGCTGAACGTGGACAAGTTTGGACCGCTGGAGCAGGGCCGGCTGGTGGCGCTGCTGATTGAGGCACTGCTCGAGTGGGAAGAGCTACAGATCGGTGGCTTCCGGGTGATGCTTGACTTTACCGACACCGTCATGAAGCACTACGGTATGTGGGGCGTCTCCGACATGAAGATCTTCATGGATGCGATCAACCGCTCCTACCCTATACGGTTCCGCGAGATTAATGGTGCCAAGTTTCCCAAGTTTGCTGTTTCGATACTGAACCTGCTGCTAACGTTCGCCAGTCCCAAGCTGAAGGAACGAATAGTT TGTCACAATACGGTGCTGGAGATGAAGGGAAAATTCGAACCTTCGCTACTACCACACTATTACGGTGGTGAGCTGGATACGGAGGAGATGGGGCGCAAATTTTTGAAACATCTCGAGGATCGTCGGAACGTGATACTGGCGCTGGATGATATGGATATCGATGTAGCACACTACTCTTCGCTGTGGAGCCAAACAAACTTGGTGGAAAATGAGGTCGAGGGCGGTGTGGCCGGTAGCTTCCGAAAGCTGAATGTAGATTAG
- the LOC120897824 gene encoding retinaldehyde-binding protein 1-like: protein MASGSGVTATALSVDKCPSRYEANDISPPELHRTIALQELGETDVRRVESLRLLREWIATHPHIRRCRTDALFLLRFLRARAYDVQAAQTTLVRYLTMRQLFRIWYENLDPSDRYMRELVENVRGCLPLGLDRSGRMVALVKVRCYDVARFNCYHLGRLQHMLFEAFFDDVELQIAGGVAIIDCDGATMGHFVCFKLSDIRNFMDCLVHALPVRVKEVHIVRLPRIGQALGNLVLSFAAEELRKRIFFHASMDEVLKYVDQDLLPVEYGGKTCPKEITDSLKRRLADKRDTLLLLDRMEIEVEPYAHLWRQSDEGDVEFGMEID from the exons ATGGCTTCTGGTTCGGGCGTCACCGCCACGGCACTGTCCGTGGACAAGTGTCCTTCCCGGTACGAGGCAAACGACATCAGTCCGCCGGAGTTGCACCGTACGATCGCCCTCCAGGAGCTGGGCGAAACGGACGTACGACGCGTGGAGTCACTGCGCCTGCTGCGCGAATGGATCGCCACCCATCCTCACATACGCAGATGTCGCACGGACGCGCTGTTTCTGCTGCGATTTTTGCGTGCCCGTGCGTACGATGTGCAGGCCGCGCAAACCACGCTCGTGCGCTATCTCACGATGCGCCAGCTGTTTCGCATTTGGTACGAAAATCTCGACCCATCCGATCGGTACATGCGCGAGCTGGTGGAGAACGTGCGCGGCTGCCTGCCGCTCGGCCTGGACCGGTCCGGTCGCATGGTGGCGCTGGTGAAAGTTCGCTGCTACGATGTGGCCCGCTTCAACTGCTACCATCTCGGCCGGCTGCAGCACATGCTGTTCGAGGCGTTCTTCGACGATGTGGAGCTGCAGATTGCGGGCGGTGTGGCGATCATCGACTGCGACGGTGCCACCATGGGACACTTTGTCTGCTTCAAGCTGTCCGATATCCGGAACTTCATGGACTGTCTCGTGCATGCGCTGCCGGTGCGGGTGAAAGAGGTGCACATTGTGCGGCTGCCCCGCATCGGCCAGGCGCTGGGCAATCTGGTGCTGAGCTTTGCCGCCGAAGAGCTGCGCAAGCGTATATTC TTCCACGCCAGCATGGATGAGGTGCTGAAGTACGTCGACCAGGACCTGCTGCCGGTGGAGTACGGTGGCAAGACGTGCCCGAAAGAGATCACGGACAGCTTAAAGCGTCGGTTGGCGGACAAACGggacacgctgctgctgctagatcGGATGGAAATCGAGGTGGAACCGTACGCTCATCTTTGGCGTCAGTCGGATGAAGGGGATGTGGAGTTTGGGATGGAGATTGATTAA